In Phaeodactylum tricornutum CCAP 1055/1 chromosome 10, whole genome shotgun sequence, a single genomic region encodes these proteins:
- a CDS encoding predicted protein codes for MTESSEVALGHLQAIKPRDGWAVDRTFGGMRLLRRNVPVVDAAFLDIHLDPLTKTVVGIVNKSISGVQAQVLVDAKGRLVAQKTLVTVQSWQGRKTVPLSSSHTPRTGRSATNTAADNRSDEFAEATLLSSEQNQALLKYGASFFGGLLLLRVLVQTMWGLSILALPLGYLYLVQTCPPESSFDAKKELKRVLRGHHLPETDPNKPKGFLSATLARINASVATELATTLGYEVTMVPLAGAAVVSSVRVPSAALDFYWVGVHGSWYYVYSMELADATKRD; via the coding sequence ATGACAGAATCCAGTGAGGTTGCCTTGGGTCATTTACAGGCAATCAAACCACGAGATGGTTGGGCTGTGGATCGAACGTTCGGCGGAATGCGCCTTTTGCGGCGGAACGTTCCCGTAGTCGACGCTGCCTTTTTGGATATCCACTTGGATCCATTAACCAAGACTGTCGTTGGGATTGTAAATAAAAGTATCAGTGGTGTACAAGCCCAAGTTTTGGTCGACGCCAAAGGCAGACTCGTTGCCCAGAAGACCCTAGTAACGGTACAAAGCTGGCAAGGTCGCAAGACGGTGCCGTTGTCATCGTCACACACGCCAAGAACTGGTCGCTCCGCTACAAATACAGCTGCCGATAATCGATCCGATGAGTTCGCCGAGGCGACCTTGCTGTCTTCCGAACAAAACCAAGCTTTATTAAAGTATGGAGCGTCGTTCTTTGGTGGACTGTTGCTGCTCCGCGTTTTGGTGCAAACTATGTGGGGTCTCTCCATTCTCGCGCTCCCACTCGGCTACTTGTATTTGGTCCAAACGTGCCCACCCGAATCCTCCTTTGATGCCAAGAAGGAACTAAAACGGGTATTGCGGGGACACCATTTACCGGAAACAGATCCCAACAAGCCCAAGGGCTTTCTCAGTGCAACGCTAGCCCGGATCAACGCGTCCGTGGCGACTGAGCTTGCCACTACACTGGGATACGAAGTCACCATGGTCCCCCTAGCGGGGGCAGCCGTCGTTTCCTCCGTACGAGTACCCTCGGCAGCCTTGGACTTTTACTGGGTCGGTGTCCACGGTTCGTGGTACTACGTGTACTCGATGGAACTGGCCGATGCAACCAAGCGGGATTGA